One window of Verrucomicrobiota bacterium genomic DNA carries:
- a CDS encoding RNA methyltransferase, which produces MECCRLEQTLRQLRAQGIRIVAAHPHTDQRTLSQASLAGDVCVVFGSEGDGISPEVLAVCDETAVVPMSKGVDSLNVGSAAAVFCYEVARQRGRA; this is translated from the coding sequence GTGGAGTGTTGCCGCCTGGAGCAAACCTTGCGCCAATTGCGTGCCCAAGGAATCCGTATCGTCGCAGCGCATCCGCACACGGATCAGCGCACGCTTAGTCAGGCGAGTCTGGCCGGGGATGTTTGTGTGGTCTTCGGCAGCGAGGGCGACGGCATCTCACCAGAGGTGTTGGCAGTCTGCGATGAGACGGCGGTGGTACCCATGAGCAAGGGGGTGGATTCCTTGAACGTTGGCAGTGCCGCCGCGGTATTCTGCTACGAAGTCGCCCGGCAACGGGGACGCGCCTGA